The nucleotide window GTGTCCAAGCATGTTGTCCTGACTTACCATCTTTTCAGTTTGTTTAATCCGTCTTGAGAAACTTTCGATTTCTTTCCTTGACCttaacaaattaaggaaattcTCTTTCTCTCCCTCACCCCTCTGGCCCATCTTCCTTAGTTAATGAAGTTATTTTTCTAACTTAAAGAGTTTTGTAAAGAcaattcttttaattataaGGTTTTGATAGCCAGTGCTTTGATACAGTTTGAGGTTTGACAGTTTCCATTAGCTTGGTTCAGCaggagatacatgtatttttgtcTGCAATTTGTTACGTAatgatgtttcataggtgaatCATACAGTGTTAACATTCTATGCTATAGGATATTTATATTTCCTCTTTGATGGTGTGTTTATTACTTCATCTTCATAAGCAGGGAAACTATCACATAAACATTAGAACACATACTTTTGGATTGAAAAACGACTTAAATGGTTCTATCTCTTCTATTTCTCTGTATTGATAGATACCTGGAAACACTGGAAGCATAGCAAGAACTTGTGCAGCATCAGCTGTTGGACTGCACCTAGTTGAGGTATCAATACATATCTAAATATTACTAGTTTAAATATCTTAGTAACATTCTTGCATGGTGCTAGAATAGCTATTATTTTTCACTAGTAAAATCTATTTAGCTCCTATTACTGTGACATCAAGACTTgtattcttaattttctttgCTTCTGCAGCCATTAGGATTTCCAATTGATAATACAAAGTTGAAGCGCGCTGGACTTGATTATTGGCCGTATCCTTTTAGCAGTTCACTGTTGTGAATTTTTACAATCTTTGGTCTAGGAGCGTGTTCTTGTGCAATGTAGAGATATCTGAAACTCTTCATcatgttttcttgtttttgtcGTACTAATTGTTATGAAACTGTAGAATATCAAAAAAATGAaccttgggcctaactcaacctcaaaagcttGCTCATTCCGGGAGGATTGTCCAAGACTATATATGGAGTCCATGTTCCCCTCCCACAAACGATGTAGGACTCCAACAATCCCTGCACTCCCTGGACATCTGGATCGTGCGCAATACCCAACATCAGGAATAATGAATAGGGATGAGcttgactctgataccatgataaATGAatttgggcctaactcaaccccaagaGCTAGAGTTAGGCCCAAGGTCCattttacatggtatcagagcaagacCCATCTCAATTCTTGTTTTCCGATGTTGGGCTCCTATATTAAATTGTTCACGCTCTGGATTTCCATCCATGGGCACGAGGGGTGTGTGAAGAGTCCCACATCGGTTGCTTAGGGGATGAATGGTCTCTTTAATATGACTTTGACAATCCTCACCTcttgagctagtttttgggtTTGGGTTAAATTCGAAGTGCattttaacaatatttttggGGTATAACAATTCTCAGCACTCATTGTTTGTCAGTTTTGCTGCATTCATCATTTTTTCGGTGTTCTCTATAGTGCTCATATCTATGGATCTCTATATTGTAAGTTGTCAATTTTCAACTGTTAACTCTTCCCAACAGATATGTTGTTGTCAAAGTGCATCGGTCCTGGGATGAATTCCGGGAGTACTTCATGGAACAGGTCTCTTAATACCTCATTCATATAGCTCCAAAACATTTAGATAGCATAGACTaaattccttcttcttccttttcttcaggCGGGGGAAAAGAGGCTGTTGGCATTTACAAAGAGAGGAACAGCTACACATTCAGTAAGTTTAGATGCTTTTTCTACTCATATAGTTCTCTCGGCTTGTAACCTTGGGAAGTTTTTTGGCCAAATGAGACCAATTTATTCCGTCTTGAATTGGAAGAAAACGTAGAAAtccatatttttcttcttttttttggttgataAAGAGAAATGTTCTTTTGCTGTCACTGTAAAATCTATAATGTTGGAACAAGATAGACGTAAAATCATTCAAAGGAAGTTGTCTCGAAGGACCAACAGTTTCTTGAATCTGTGCAGACTTAGTGAAGGATAGGGCACAATGGAAGGAAAAGATTTATTCAGGAGATATCTAGTTGCTGAGGatatatttcagttatgttaGCACCTTTACATCCTATGCTTTCAAGGAGTTGAGCTTTTTCAGAGGTTTACACATCAgtagaaaatatgaagaatttCTAGtgccttttattttatatgatattagtATAAGATGAGTTTAAATAGAGTAATATGGTAAGTGAGGATATAGCTGTCCCACCTGACATGTAGTAGTAGCTGTAAAATCTGTAATGTTACGCTAAATGCTGATGCTGCAGATTTTCTCTAGTTTATCTGAGATAGTCCGTAAAGTACTTGGATGCAAGACTTATTGAAACTAAATTAGTTTAGGCCAATTCTAAATTCTTTTTGGTGAGACCCTACAGATTTGATCAACCACCTCTTGCTGTCTTCAATACTTTCCATCTCTTACCTGTTCTAAGAATTTCAGATGATTTTGAGCATCTCAATTCAGTTGCTTTTAGCTTTACTTTTCCCTTTCTGTTTTTTACTTCTATTCTTCAATTGTGACTCAAACAAGTGTGGAACTGAGTTGTAGTTGATTGGTTGTTGAGCGTTTTACCAGGAACTACTTTAGCTGTTCTTTCCATACAAGAAATTGTATTCtcctctttcatttctttcgtTTTCTTTGGCTTCTGAGGTTGGAGAAGTAGGAGGTGGAAGGCACCACAAATTCTAATATAACTAGGAATAGGTAGACAATGAAACTAATTTGTTTCAAAGAGATTGACTGAGAGGACCaaaaagttatgttttcatTTTGCTTTCTTGAAAACTGTAACGAACCTGGCTAAAGTGAAATTCTTCTTGGCTCCAGAAGTACTTTTATTGACAAGCCGAAGACTTTCCTCTAGTTTCTTCAGAGTTTTTTTCCAAGCATTGTTGCTTTTCTCATCTAAGTTTCTCTTGTCTAATGAAACACACTATTGTTAATCAAAGGAACTCGTGCCCGTCCACTCCCTTTCATGATGAAAGCCGGATTAATATAAGCAAACATTTCCTTATAATGCAAATTTGGTGTAATTCTAGTATCATTGATGCAGGACTTCTCCTATAAAAAGGGTGATTGGCTTGTATTTGGATCAGAAACTAAAGGGTTACCTCCTGAAGCCCTGCTTGACTGCAAGAGTGAATCTCTTGGAGGAGGAGCCCTACGGATTCCCATGGTTGAAACATATGTTAGGTGCTTGAATTTATCAGTAAGTGTTGGTATTGCTGTATATGAAGCTTCTCGACAAATAAACTATGAACAACTTCAATGTCCACCTGACACTTGTATGGATACCGAAACATCATTTGTTACTGAAGATATTTTTGCTTAAACTGCTTCATATTGCACTTCTACAAATCCTATGTGCCTTACACAATGAAGCAGCAAACAGGAAAAGATCAGCATATCTAGATCATAAGGTGTTTACATCTTAGTTATTGAGTTCTCACTCTTCTTGTGTTGCCATTTTCTGCACTTACAATGTCTTTTTTAGATTCAATCCATCATTACTAATACTATATACATTGAGAAATGTCGTTTTCGTTGCTCAAAGGATGAATTAAAATCTCCAGGTTTTGCTAACATAGTGTAGTATAAAATGTGAGAAATGAAAATGGCTAAACAGGATGAGTATATGAAAAGACCATTCTGGCATCTTCACGGGTATGCTTCTTGACACTTGCATGTGAGGGAGAGGGAAACAAGCTATCTGTTTCTATCAGACAACACAATTTCCATGTTCTCTTCAACAGTGAAAATGAAAGCACCATTCCTAAAAATCCCAAAAATGTGATGTTCTCTGGTCTaaaaaatctcattatttgCATACAATGAAAATGGTTGTATTGCATTGTATTGTATACATAGTAAATATTATCACAAACATTTCAAATCACTTTTCCTCCTTTCTTCCCCTTATTATTTCTTCTTAATAATAGTGTGAGTTTGTAAATCAATATATAGGCTCATGTGGCCATCTTATCCAGTGCATCAACAGTAGACATCATCTGTTTTCAGACTGTTGACGGGAAGGGAATTCTCACCAATAAGATAAAAGTTTAAATGGTCAATCAATTGCTTGTTATCCGAAATTGCTCAGTTATATTTTACCCTTTACTATACTTGTGGTCCGTTTAAATCCTTTACcacaactaattaatttttttgttttaatatcTCATTCTTGCATTTAAAAGAAAGTCTCATTTTTTCCCCCTTGATTTCTAATGTGGTTCTCAAATTTAGGGTAATTCTAAATCACATTTTTGAACTATTACTCTAAAAAATAATTGGATATGTGATGTTCACTCATTTCAAACTAAACTTTTGTGAAGGCAAGGACAAAtacaaaacaatatataaagtgagacaaaattgaacaatttataataatataacaaaagtATTTTTGGACCTTTCCCCCGTCCAAATCAATCACTTTGTAATATGCAGATAACAGTTagttactatatatatatactcaagCAAACTAAAAATATACTCCAAAGTCATGACTCTGTCTGCTTAAATTATgtacaaaaacaaataattttaggaCAATCTCATGTGGAGCTAGCAAAGCAACAAATTAATGACCCCAAAATCCAGCTCAAATATCTGCATGATTTTCAGGTCaattattttcaacaaattaaGACTCATTTAATTTCTATTTGGACCCATTCATATGGATGAATTCAAGAATAGTCTTCCTCTGTCGGTGGTTGTACACTTTTAATGCTTTGGTATAACCAAATTTCTTCAAATTAACTTATCATAGTGAAAACTAATGTAGAAATTCGACAGATAATTTGAGACTGAGAAAGTAATTTTCATCATCTcttcaataattttatcattaattattagtaagaaaaaagaaagaagatgagAATTCCTTCAAAAATGCAAATGTTGAAAAACAGTGAATCTTTGACAGTTAGCTGAATAAGTctaaaaggtaaaaataaaataattgaagataGTGCAATAGTTT belongs to Solanum stenotomum isolate F172 chromosome 1, ASM1918654v1, whole genome shotgun sequence and includes:
- the LOC125843677 gene encoding uncharacterized protein LOC125843677; this translates as MERAGLKTLNTVVSPLHFRAKASIFRPFLLPKVVHNLHFPLLSSSSRLSLVRSLCVRSDANTMPNGAGGVAAQNKLLQVVLVSPQIPGNTGSIARTCAASAVGLHLVEPLGFPIDNTKLKRAGLDYWPYVVVKVHRSWDEFREYFMEQAGEKRLLAFTKRGTATHSDFSYKKGDWLVFGSETKGLPPEALLDCKSESLGGGALRIPMVETYVRCLNLSVSVGIAVYEASRQINYEQLQCPPDTCMDTETSFVTEDIFA